A DNA window from Pseudomonas tohonis contains the following coding sequences:
- the parE gene encoding DNA topoisomerase IV subunit B, protein MAQQNAYNADAIEVLSGLDPVRKRPGMYTDTSRPNHLAQEVIDNSVDEALAGHAKSVQVILHEDNSLEVIDDGRGMPVDIHPEEGVPGVELILTKLHAGGKFSNKNYQFSGGLHGVGISVVNALSTLVEVRVKRDGNEYRMTFADGFKSSDLEVIGTVGKRNTGTSVHFWPDAKYFDSHKFSVSRLKHVLKAKAVLCPGLLVSFEDKASGERIEWHYEDGLRSYLVDAVSEFQRLPDEPFVGSLAGNKEAVDWALLWLPEGGESLQESYVNLIPTAQGGTHVNGLRQGLLDAMREFCEFRNLLPRGVKLAPEDVWERIAFVLSMKMQDPQFSGQTKERLSSREAAAFVAGVAKDAFSLWLNAHPDMGLQLAELAISNAGRRLKAGKKVERKKITQGPALPGKLADCAGQDPMRSELFLVEGDSAGGSAKQARDKEFQAIMPLRGKILNTWEVDGGEVLASQEVHDIAVAIGVDPGTPDVAQLRYGKICILADADSDGLHIATLLCALFVRHFRPLVEAGHVYVAMPPLYRIDLGKEIYYALDDAERDGILDRLAAEKKRGKPQVTRFKGLGEMNPLQLRETTMDPNTRRLVQLTLEDGESTHEMMDMLLAKKRAGDRKSWLESKGNLAEVLV, encoded by the coding sequence ATGGCCCAGCAGAACGCTTACAACGCAGACGCCATCGAAGTCCTTTCCGGCCTCGACCCGGTGCGCAAGCGCCCGGGCATGTACACCGACACCAGCCGGCCCAACCACCTGGCCCAGGAAGTCATCGACAACAGCGTCGACGAAGCCCTGGCCGGCCATGCCAAGAGCGTGCAGGTGATCCTCCACGAGGACAATTCGCTGGAGGTGATCGACGATGGCCGCGGCATGCCGGTGGACATCCACCCCGAAGAGGGGGTGCCCGGCGTCGAGCTGATCCTCACCAAGCTGCACGCGGGCGGCAAGTTCTCCAACAAGAACTACCAGTTCTCCGGCGGCCTGCACGGCGTGGGCATCTCGGTGGTGAACGCCCTCTCGACCCTGGTCGAGGTGCGCGTCAAGCGCGATGGCAACGAATACCGCATGACCTTCGCCGACGGCTTCAAGTCCAGCGACCTGGAAGTGATCGGCACCGTCGGCAAGCGCAACACCGGCACCAGCGTGCATTTCTGGCCCGACGCCAAGTACTTCGACTCGCACAAGTTCTCCGTCAGCCGGCTCAAGCATGTGCTCAAGGCCAAGGCCGTGCTCTGCCCGGGGCTGCTGGTCAGCTTCGAGGACAAGGCCAGCGGCGAGCGCATCGAGTGGCACTACGAGGATGGCCTGCGTTCCTACCTGGTGGACGCGGTCAGCGAGTTCCAGCGCCTGCCGGACGAGCCCTTCGTCGGCAGCCTGGCCGGCAACAAGGAGGCCGTCGACTGGGCCCTGCTGTGGCTGCCCGAGGGCGGCGAGTCCCTGCAGGAAAGCTACGTCAACCTGATTCCCACCGCCCAGGGCGGCACCCACGTCAACGGCCTGCGCCAGGGCCTGCTGGATGCGATGCGCGAGTTCTGCGAGTTCCGCAACCTGCTGCCCCGTGGCGTCAAGCTGGCTCCGGAAGACGTCTGGGAACGCATCGCCTTCGTCCTCTCGATGAAGATGCAGGACCCACAGTTCTCCGGGCAGACCAAGGAGCGCCTGTCCTCCCGCGAGGCGGCCGCCTTCGTCGCCGGTGTCGCCAAGGACGCCTTCAGCCTCTGGCTCAACGCGCACCCCGACATGGGCCTGCAACTGGCCGAGCTGGCCATCAGCAACGCCGGTCGTCGCCTCAAGGCGGGCAAGAAGGTCGAGCGCAAGAAGATCACCCAGGGCCCGGCGCTGCCCGGCAAGCTGGCCGACTGCGCAGGCCAGGACCCGATGCGTTCCGAGCTGTTCCTGGTGGAGGGTGACTCCGCCGGCGGCTCGGCCAAGCAGGCGCGTGACAAGGAGTTCCAGGCGATCATGCCGCTGCGCGGGAAGATCCTGAACACCTGGGAAGTGGATGGCGGCGAAGTGCTCGCCAGCCAGGAAGTGCACGACATCGCCGTCGCCATCGGCGTCGACCCGGGCACCCCCGACGTGGCGCAACTGCGCTACGGCAAGATCTGCATCCTCGCCGACGCCGACTCCGACGGCCTGCACATCGCCACCCTGCTGTGCGCGTTGTTCGTCCGTCACTTCCGCCCGCTGGTGGAAGCCGGGCACGTCTACGTGGCCATGCCGCCGCTGTACCGCATCGACCTGGGCAAGGAGATCTACTACGCCCTCGACGACGCCGAGCGCGATGGCATCCTCGATCGCCTGGCGGCCGAGAAGAAGCGCGGCAAGCCGCAGGTCACCCGCTTCAAGGGCCTGGGCGAGATGAACCCGCTGCAGCTGCGCGAAACCACCATGGACCCGAACACCCGGCGCCTGGTGCAGCTGACCCTGGAAGATGGCGAAAGCACCCACGAGATGATGGACATGTTGCTGGCGAAGAAACGCGCCGGCGACCGCAAGTCCTGGCTGGAGTCCAAGGGCAACCTGGCCGAGGTCCTGGTGTGA
- a CDS encoding YqiA/YcfP family alpha/beta fold hydrolase, with protein MSTEQPSLLYIHGFNSSPESQKARQLAALMQRLGLAGRLRVPALHHHPREAIAQLEAALAELGRPVLVGSSLGGYYATLLAERHGLRAVLINPAVAPHRLFDGQLGLQKNYYSGETWELTQAHVDALAELEVPPPQDPARYQVWLQTADETLDYRHAERYYRACALRIEAGGDHGFQHFPAHLPALLAYAGFPASLWRDIDFSTL; from the coding sequence GTGTCGACCGAACAGCCCTCCCTTCTCTATATCCACGGCTTCAACAGCTCGCCCGAATCGCAGAAGGCGCGCCAGCTCGCCGCGCTCATGCAGCGCCTGGGCCTGGCCGGGCGACTGCGCGTCCCGGCGCTGCACCACCACCCGCGGGAGGCCATCGCCCAGCTCGAAGCGGCCCTCGCCGAGCTGGGGCGGCCGGTGCTGGTCGGCAGCTCACTGGGCGGCTACTATGCGACCCTCCTGGCCGAGCGGCACGGGCTCAGGGCCGTACTGATCAACCCCGCGGTGGCCCCGCACCGGTTGTTCGACGGCCAACTGGGACTGCAGAAGAACTACTACAGCGGCGAGACCTGGGAGCTGACGCAGGCGCACGTGGATGCCCTGGCCGAGCTGGAGGTTCCGCCCCCGCAGGACCCGGCCCGCTACCAGGTCTGGCTGCAGACGGCCGATGAAACCCTGGATTACCGCCACGCCGAGCGCTACTACCGTGCCTGCGCCCTGCGCATCGAGGCCGGTGGCGACCATGGTTTCCAGCATTTCCCTGCCCACCTGCCGGCCCTGCTGGCGTACGCCGGTTTTCCCGCCAGCCTGTGGCGGGATATCGACTTTTCCACCCTTTGA
- the cpdA gene encoding 3',5'-cyclic-AMP phosphodiesterase: MSSASTLAFDSSVLLVQLSDSHLFAEEDGRLLGMNTADSLQRVIERVLEEQPHIDLVLATGDLSQDGSVESYERFRDLCAVIPADSRWFPGNHDEVQVMEQVCAGTGLLDPIIDFPAWRVVLLDSTIGGAVPGHLPPEQLALLERAVSEASDKHVLISFHHHPVPIGCRWMDPIGVRNPDALFTVLDRFPQVRAVLWGHVHQEFDQMRNGVRLLASPSTCVQFAPGSEEFQVDTEAPGYRWLRLQADGVLETGVSRVTGIDFEVDYSVKGY; encoded by the coding sequence TTGTCGAGCGCGTCCACTCTCGCCTTTGATTCATCGGTGCTGCTGGTGCAGCTGTCCGATAGTCATCTATTTGCCGAAGAGGACGGGCGACTCCTGGGCATGAACACGGCCGACAGCCTGCAGCGGGTGATCGAGCGGGTGCTGGAAGAGCAGCCGCATATCGACCTGGTGCTGGCCACCGGGGACCTGTCCCAGGATGGCAGCGTCGAGTCCTACGAGCGCTTTCGCGACCTTTGCGCGGTGATCCCCGCCGACAGCCGCTGGTTCCCGGGCAACCACGACGAAGTCCAGGTGATGGAGCAGGTCTGTGCCGGCACCGGGCTGCTCGACCCGATCATCGACTTCCCCGCCTGGCGCGTGGTATTGCTGGACTCCACCATCGGTGGCGCCGTTCCCGGCCACCTGCCACCGGAGCAGCTGGCGCTGCTGGAGCGGGCGGTGAGCGAGGCGTCGGACAAGCACGTGCTGATCAGTTTCCACCACCATCCGGTCCCGATCGGCTGCCGCTGGATGGACCCCATCGGCGTGCGCAACCCGGACGCCCTGTTCACCGTGCTGGACCGTTTCCCCCAGGTGCGCGCCGTGCTCTGGGGCCATGTGCACCAGGAGTTCGACCAGATGCGCAATGGCGTGCGCCTGCTGGCCTCGCCCTCCACCTGCGTGCAGTTCGCGCCGGGCAGCGAGGAGTTCCAGGTCGACACCGAGGCGCCGGGTTACCGCTGGCTGCGCCTGCAGGCCGATGGCGTGCTGGAAACCGGCGTATCGCGGGTCACCGGTATCGACTTCGAAGTGGATTACAGCGTCAAAGGTTATTGA
- a CDS encoding DUF1249 domain-containing protein has protein sequence MDVNLLRDRYRVDLVGLQAACEANYARLMRLLPQMREVQSSRRVALSQGERLVGVLALDVVEACPYTTTLKVRQELSLPWLPSPQLEVRVYHDARMAEVVGAENARRLRSFYPYPNADMHQPDEKSQLNVFLGEWLSHCLACGHELEPVL, from the coding sequence GTGGACGTGAATCTGTTGCGCGATCGCTACCGGGTGGACCTCGTCGGGCTGCAAGCGGCCTGCGAGGCGAACTACGCCCGGCTGATGCGATTGCTGCCGCAGATGCGCGAGGTCCAGTCCTCGCGCCGCGTGGCCTTGAGCCAGGGCGAGCGGCTGGTGGGCGTGCTGGCGCTGGACGTGGTCGAAGCCTGCCCGTACACCACCACCCTGAAGGTGCGCCAGGAGCTCAGCCTGCCCTGGCTGCCCTCGCCGCAGCTGGAGGTGCGCGTCTACCACGATGCGCGCATGGCCGAGGTGGTCGGGGCCGAGAATGCACGGCGGCTGCGCAGCTTCTACCCCTATCCGAACGCCGACATGCACCAGCCCGACGAGAAGAGCCAGCTCAATGTCTTCCTCGGCGAATGGCTGAGCCATTGCCTGGCCTGTGGCCACGAACTGGAGCCCGTGCTCTAG
- a CDS encoding NUDIX domain-containing protein: protein MIDTFKPGPDAVEIIEREECFRGFYRLDRLHLRHRQFSGEMGPTLSRELFVRHDAVCVLPYDPQRDQVVLIEQFRVGAMQKSANPWMLELVAGLIDKDEEPDEVARREAVEEADLTLTSLWPITAYYPSPGGSDEYVHLYVGRCDSSGAGGVHGLAEEGEDIRVHVLSFADALAALRDGRIINAAAIIALQWLALNRDEVRGMWT from the coding sequence ATGATAGATACCTTCAAACCCGGGCCGGACGCGGTCGAGATCATCGAGCGCGAGGAATGCTTCCGTGGCTTCTACCGCCTGGATCGCCTGCACCTGCGTCATCGCCAGTTTTCCGGGGAGATGGGGCCGACGCTCAGCCGCGAGCTGTTCGTGCGCCATGATGCCGTGTGCGTGCTGCCCTACGATCCGCAACGCGACCAGGTCGTGCTGATCGAGCAGTTCCGCGTCGGCGCCATGCAGAAGAGCGCCAATCCCTGGATGCTGGAGCTGGTGGCCGGGCTGATCGACAAGGACGAGGAGCCGGACGAGGTGGCGCGCCGCGAGGCCGTCGAGGAGGCCGACCTGACGCTGACGTCGCTGTGGCCGATCACCGCCTATTATCCTTCTCCAGGGGGATCGGACGAATACGTGCACCTGTACGTCGGTCGTTGCGACAGCAGCGGCGCCGGTGGCGTGCACGGGCTGGCCGAGGAGGGCGAGGACATCCGCGTCCACGTGCTGTCCTTCGCCGATGCGCTGGCTGCGTTGCGTGACGGCCGCATCATCAACGCCGCCGCCATCATCGCCCTGCAATGGCTGGCACTGAACCGGGATGAAGTACGGGGGATGTGGACGTGA
- a CDS encoding RsiV family protein produces MHKKLLLLGCALLLGACQALTPGDKGLAVKRDAWEHLKPGCQGDSCPLVNIDVISFPDHPQLSELVTQRLLRMTADAPDAPLPASLQSYEKDFLQRAEPGWASYLQAKVREQRDQLTIIELSSYLATGGAHGMPGRGLINYDRTQDKVLTLRDMLIPGQEAEFWKLAEQAHQRWLAANKLDQDPEYASTWPFQRTEHIALGRGALLLKYDVYSIAPYAGGHPELTIPYPQLNGILKPQYFPGRG; encoded by the coding sequence ATGCACAAGAAACTGCTCCTCCTCGGCTGCGCCCTCCTGCTCGGCGCCTGCCAGGCGCTGACGCCCGGCGACAAGGGCCTGGCCGTCAAGCGCGATGCCTGGGAACACCTCAAGCCCGGCTGCCAGGGCGACAGCTGCCCGCTGGTGAACATCGACGTCATCAGTTTTCCCGACCATCCGCAGCTCAGCGAACTGGTGACCCAGCGCCTGCTGCGCATGACCGCCGACGCACCGGACGCGCCGTTGCCGGCCTCGCTGCAGTCCTACGAGAAGGATTTCCTGCAGCGCGCCGAGCCCGGCTGGGCCAGCTACCTGCAGGCCAAGGTACGCGAGCAACGTGACCAATTGACCATCATCGAACTGTCCAGCTACCTGGCCACCGGCGGTGCCCACGGCATGCCCGGGCGCGGGCTGATCAACTACGACCGCACGCAGGACAAGGTGCTGACCCTGCGCGACATGCTCATCCCCGGCCAGGAAGCCGAGTTCTGGAAGCTCGCCGAGCAGGCCCACCAGCGCTGGCTGGCCGCCAACAAGCTGGACCAGGACCCGGAATACGCGAGCACCTGGCCCTTCCAGCGCACCGAGCACATCGCCCTCGGCCGTGGCGCGCTGCTGCTTAAGTATGACGTCTACAGCATCGCGCCCTACGCTGGCGGCCACCCCGAGCTGACCATCCCCTATCCGCAGCTCAACGGGATACTGAAGCCCCAATACTTCCCCGGCCGCGGCTGA
- the cytX gene encoding putative hydroxymethylpyrimidine transporter CytX: MTTPSYSPSLPVPAGQRVFGARDLFSLWFSLGVGLMVLQLGALLAPGLGLAGSLAAIACGTAVGVLLLGAAAVIGSDTGLSAMGTLGLALGRRGAVLPALLNLLQLVGWGAFEIIVMRDAASLLATRAWGEGSALASPALWTLFFGALATLLAVTGPLTFVRRVLRKWGIWLLLGACIWLTWNLFDKADLGAIWARGGDGSLPFALGFDIAIAMPLSWLPLIADYSRFGKRARSVFGGTAVGFFLGNFWLMSLGVAYTLAFAPSGEVNALLLALAGAGLGIPLLLILLDESENAFADIHSAAVSSGILVPVKVERLALAIGALCTLIAWFAPLAEYQNFLLLIGSVFAPLFGVVLVDHFVLRRRREELAPRRALRWDTLAAWFCGVAVYHLLANFMPEVGATLPALLLAGGLQVLLGSLSRGRGSIGASVSR; the protein is encoded by the coding sequence GTGACCACCCCCAGCTACTCGCCGTCCCTGCCGGTTCCCGCCGGCCAGCGCGTTTTCGGCGCGCGCGACCTGTTCTCCCTCTGGTTCTCCCTAGGCGTCGGCCTGATGGTGCTGCAGCTCGGTGCGCTGCTGGCGCCCGGGCTCGGCCTGGCCGGGTCGCTGGCGGCCATCGCCTGCGGCACCGCCGTCGGCGTGCTGCTGCTCGGCGCCGCGGCGGTGATCGGCAGCGACACCGGCCTCTCGGCCATGGGCACCCTCGGCCTGGCCCTGGGCCGGCGCGGCGCCGTGCTGCCGGCGCTGCTCAACCTCCTGCAACTGGTGGGCTGGGGCGCGTTCGAGATCATCGTCATGCGTGACGCCGCGAGCCTGCTGGCCACCCGTGCCTGGGGCGAGGGCAGCGCGCTGGCCTCGCCGGCGCTGTGGACCCTGTTCTTCGGCGCGCTGGCGACCCTGCTGGCGGTGACCGGCCCGCTCACCTTCGTGCGTCGCGTGCTGCGCAAGTGGGGCATCTGGCTGCTGCTGGGCGCCTGCATCTGGCTGACCTGGAACCTGTTCGACAAGGCCGACCTGGGGGCGATCTGGGCCCGTGGCGGCGACGGCTCGCTGCCCTTCGCCCTGGGCTTCGACATCGCCATCGCCATGCCGCTGTCCTGGCTGCCGCTGATCGCCGACTACTCGCGCTTCGGCAAGCGTGCGCGCAGCGTGTTCGGCGGCACCGCGGTGGGGTTCTTCCTCGGCAATTTCTGGCTGATGAGCCTGGGCGTCGCCTACACCCTGGCCTTCGCGCCGAGCGGTGAGGTCAACGCATTGCTGCTGGCACTGGCCGGTGCCGGGCTGGGTATCCCGCTGCTGCTGATCCTGCTGGACGAGTCGGAGAACGCCTTCGCCGACATCCACTCGGCGGCGGTTTCCAGCGGCATCCTGGTGCCGGTGAAGGTGGAGCGCCTGGCGCTGGCCATAGGTGCGCTGTGCACGCTGATCGCCTGGTTCGCGCCGCTGGCCGAGTACCAGAACTTCCTGCTGCTGATCGGCTCGGTGTTCGCACCGCTGTTCGGCGTGGTGCTGGTGGACCACTTCGTCCTGCGCCGCCGCCGCGAGGAGCTGGCGCCGCGCCGCGCACTGCGTTGGGACACGCTGGCCGCCTGGTTCTGTGGCGTCGCGGTGTACCACCTGCTGGCGAACTTCATGCCCGAGGTGGGCGCCACCCTGCCGGCGCTGCTGCTGGCCGGCGGGTTGCAGGTGCTGCTGGGGTCCCTCAGCCGCGGCCGGGGAAGTATTGGGGCTTCAGTATCCCGTTGA
- the thiC gene encoding phosphomethylpyrimidine synthase ThiC, producing MTAKQQANLSESAQVDQQSIQPFPRSQKVYVQGSRPDIRVPMREISLDVTPTAFGGEINAPVMVYDTSGPYTDPSVTIDVRKGLADIRSQWIEDRGDTELLAGLSSSFGQERLANPELTAMRFAHVRNPRRAKPGRNVSQMHYARQGIITPEMEFVAIRENMKLAEARAAGLLKEQHAGHSFGASIPAVITPEFVRDEIARGRAIIPANINHTELEPMIIGRNFLVKINGNIGNSALGSSIEEEVAKLTWGIRWGSDTVMDLSTGKHIHETREWIIRNSPVPIGTVPIYQALEKVGGIAENLTWELFRDTLIEQAEQGVDYFTIHAGVLLRYVPLTAKRVTGIVSRGGSIMAKWCLAHHQENFLYTHFEEICEIMKAYDVSFSLGDGLRPGSIADANDAAQFGELETLGELTKIAWKHDVQCMIEGPGHVPMQLIKENMDKQLECCDEAPFYTLGPLTTDIAPGYDHITSGIGAAMIGWFGCAMLCYVTPKEHLGLPNKDDVKTGIITYKIAAHAADLAKGHPGAQIRDNALSKARFEFRWEDQFNLGLDPDTARAFHDETLPKDSAKVAHFCSMCGPKFCSMKITQEVRDYAKENGLSEESQAIEAGFQEQAARFKDEGSVIYKQV from the coding sequence ATGACTGCAAAACAACAAGCGAACCTGAGCGAAAGCGCCCAGGTCGACCAGCAATCCATCCAGCCTTTCCCCCGTTCCCAGAAGGTCTACGTGCAGGGCTCGCGCCCGGACATCCGCGTGCCGATGCGCGAGATCAGCCTGGACGTGACCCCCACCGCCTTCGGCGGCGAGATCAACGCGCCGGTGATGGTCTACGACACCTCCGGCCCCTACACCGACCCGAGCGTCACCATCGACGTGCGCAAGGGCCTGGCCGACATCCGCTCGCAGTGGATCGAGGACCGCGGCGACACCGAGCTGCTCGCCGGCCTGTCCTCCAGCTTCGGCCAGGAGCGCCTGGCCAACCCCGAGCTGACCGCCATGCGCTTCGCCCACGTGCGCAACCCGCGCCGGGCCAAGCCCGGGCGCAACGTCAGCCAGATGCACTACGCCCGCCAGGGGATCATCACCCCGGAGATGGAGTTCGTCGCCATCCGCGAGAACATGAAGCTGGCCGAGGCGCGCGCCGCCGGCCTGCTCAAGGAGCAGCACGCCGGGCACAGCTTCGGCGCCAGCATCCCCGCAGTGATCACCCCCGAGTTCGTGCGTGACGAGATCGCCCGCGGCCGCGCCATCATCCCCGCCAACATCAACCACACCGAGCTGGAGCCAATGATCATCGGCCGCAACTTCCTGGTGAAGATCAACGGCAACATCGGCAACTCGGCCCTGGGCTCCTCCATCGAGGAGGAAGTGGCCAAGCTGACCTGGGGCATCCGCTGGGGCTCGGACACGGTGATGGACCTGTCCACCGGCAAGCACATCCACGAGACCCGCGAGTGGATCATCCGCAACTCGCCGGTGCCCATCGGTACCGTGCCGATCTACCAGGCGCTGGAGAAGGTCGGCGGCATCGCCGAGAACCTGACCTGGGAGCTGTTCCGCGACACGCTGATCGAGCAGGCCGAGCAGGGCGTCGACTATTTCACCATCCACGCCGGCGTACTGCTGCGCTATGTGCCGCTGACCGCCAAGCGCGTCACCGGCATCGTCTCGCGGGGCGGCTCGATCATGGCCAAGTGGTGCCTGGCGCATCACCAGGAGAATTTCCTCTACACCCACTTCGAGGAAATCTGCGAAATCATGAAGGCGTACGACGTCAGCTTCTCGCTGGGCGATGGCCTGCGTCCGGGCTCCATCGCCGACGCCAACGACGCTGCGCAGTTCGGTGAGCTGGAGACCCTCGGCGAGCTGACCAAGATCGCCTGGAAGCACGACGTGCAGTGCATGATCGAAGGCCCGGGCCACGTGCCCATGCAGCTGATCAAGGAGAACATGGACAAGCAGCTGGAATGCTGCGACGAGGCGCCGTTCTACACCCTGGGCCCGCTGACCACCGACATCGCCCCCGGCTACGACCACATCACCAGCGGCATCGGCGCCGCCATGATCGGCTGGTTCGGTTGCGCCATGCTCTGCTACGTCACGCCCAAGGAGCACCTGGGCCTGCCGAACAAGGATGACGTGAAGACCGGGATCATCACCTACAAGATCGCCGCCCACGCCGCCGACCTTGCCAAGGGCCACCCGGGGGCGCAGATCCGCGACAACGCCCTGTCCAAGGCGCGTTTCGAATTCCGTTGGGAGGACCAGTTCAACCTCGGCCTCGACCCCGACACCGCTCGCGCCTTCCACGACGAGACCCTGCCGAAGGACTCGGCCAAGGTGGCGCACTTCTGCTCCATGTGCGGGCCGAAGTTCTGCTCCATGAAGATCACCCAGGAGGTGCGCGACTACGCCAAGGAAAACGGCCTCTCCGAGGAGAGCCAGGCCATCGAGGCCGGCTTCCAGGAGCAGGCGGCGCGCTTCAAGGACGAAGGCTCGGTGATCTACAAGCAGGTCTGA
- a CDS encoding TolC family outer membrane protein, with product MLRRLSLAVAVASAFAGSAWAAEAPLSAKTDLVTVYKDAVDNNADLAAARANFEAVREAVPQARSGLLPQINGGATANDTRTKLDEPSATSSRSGIAYQASLSQPIFRADRWFQLQAAEASTEQASLEFSATQQNLILQTAEGYFAVLRAQDNLASTKAEEAAFKRQLDQANERFDVGLSDKTDVLEAQAGFDTARANRIIAERNVDDAFQALVTLTNREYASIEGIQHTLPVVVPAPNDAKAWVDTAAQQNLNLQASNYAVDAAEETLRQRKAGHAPTLDAVAQYQKGDNDSLGFTNSAGSPVRYGSDVEQRTIGLQLNIPIYSGGLTSSQVRESYQRLNQTEQQRESLRRQVVQNTRNYHRAVNTDVEQVKARKQSIISNQSALEATEIGYQVGTRNIVDVLDAQRQLYSSVRDYNNARYDYILDNLRLKQAAGTLSPSDLEALASFLKSDYDPDKDFLPPDLAKAAEASLKNKSNY from the coding sequence ATGCTGCGCAGACTCTCACTGGCTGTTGCCGTGGCCTCCGCTTTCGCGGGTAGTGCCTGGGCAGCAGAGGCCCCGCTGTCAGCCAAGACGGATCTCGTGACCGTCTACAAGGACGCCGTAGACAACAACGCCGATCTCGCCGCCGCGCGCGCCAACTTCGAGGCCGTGCGCGAGGCCGTGCCCCAGGCCCGTTCCGGCCTGCTGCCGCAGATCAATGGGGGTGCCACCGCCAACGACACCCGCACCAAGCTCGACGAGCCGTCGGCCACCAGCTCGCGCAGCGGCATCGCCTACCAGGCCAGCCTGAGCCAGCCGATCTTCCGCGCCGACCGCTGGTTCCAGCTGCAGGCTGCCGAGGCCAGCACCGAGCAGGCCTCCCTGGAATTCTCCGCGACCCAGCAGAACCTGATCCTGCAGACCGCCGAAGGCTACTTCGCCGTGCTCCGCGCCCAGGACAACCTGGCCTCCACCAAGGCCGAGGAAGCGGCGTTCAAGCGCCAGCTCGACCAGGCCAACGAGCGCTTCGATGTCGGCCTCTCCGACAAGACCGACGTGCTGGAAGCCCAGGCCGGCTTCGACACCGCCCGCGCCAACCGCATCATCGCCGAGCGCAACGTGGATGACGCGTTCCAGGCGCTGGTCACCCTGACCAACCGCGAATACGCCTCCATCGAAGGCATCCAGCACACCCTGCCGGTGGTCGTGCCCGCGCCGAACGACGCCAAGGCCTGGGTCGACACCGCCGCCCAGCAGAACCTCAACCTGCAGGCCAGCAACTACGCCGTCGACGCCGCTGAAGAAACCCTGCGCCAGCGCAAGGCCGGCCACGCACCGACCCTGGACGCCGTCGCCCAGTACCAGAAAGGCGACAACGACAGCCTCGGCTTCACCAACAGCGCCGGCAGCCCGGTGCGCTACGGCAGCGATGTCGAGCAGCGCACCATCGGCCTGCAGCTGAACATCCCGATCTACAGCGGCGGCCTGACCAGCTCCCAGGTGCGCGAGTCCTACCAGCGCCTGAACCAGACCGAACAGCAGCGCGAAAGCCTGCGTCGCCAGGTGGTGCAGAACACCCGCAACTACCACCGTGCGGTGAACACCGACGTGGAGCAGGTGAAGGCTCGCAAGCAGTCGATCATCTCCAACCAGAGCGCCCTGGAAGCCACCGAGATCGGCTACCAGGTCGGTACCCGCAACATCGTCGACGTGCTCGATGCCCAGCGCCAGCTGTACAGCTCGGTGCGCGACTACAACAACGCGCGCTACGACTACATCCTCGACAACCTGCGCCTGAAGCAGGCGGCCGGCACCCTGAGCCCGTCGGACCTGGAAGCCCTCGCCAGCTTCCTCAAATCCGACTACGACCCGGACAAGGACTTCCTGCCCCCGGACCTGGCCAAGGCCGCGGAAGCCAGCCTGAAGAACAAGAGCAACTACTGA
- a CDS encoding type II toxin-antitoxin system HicA family toxin — protein sequence MNSKQSGTLEAIFTRPTARTLEWARIESLFLALGARSIEGNGSRVRFELNGVIASFHRPHPEKEA from the coding sequence ATGAACAGCAAACAGAGCGGCACACTTGAAGCGATCTTCACCCGCCCCACCGCCAGGACACTGGAATGGGCCCGTATCGAATCGCTGTTTCTCGCCCTCGGCGCCCGATCCATCGAAGGCAACGGCTCCCGCGTACGCTTCGAGCTGAATGGCGTGATCGCCAGCTTCCACAGGCCGCATCCGGAGAAGGAAGCCTAG
- a CDS encoding type II toxin-antitoxin system HicB family antitoxin, producing MNVMNYNGYSARIEYSDEDGLFVGHVAGIRDVVGFHGESVQELREAFREAVEDYLATCAKLGREPQKPYSGKLSLRIEPDVHATIAIKAALADMSINQWIADTVRRAAQD from the coding sequence ATGAACGTCATGAACTACAACGGCTACTCCGCACGCATCGAGTACAGCGACGAGGACGGCCTGTTCGTCGGCCATGTCGCTGGCATCCGCGATGTCGTGGGTTTCCATGGCGAGTCGGTTCAGGAATTGCGGGAAGCCTTTCGCGAAGCCGTCGAGGACTACCTCGCCACCTGCGCGAAACTCGGGCGTGAGCCGCAGAAGCCTTATTCCGGAAAGCTCAGCCTGCGCATCGAGCCGGATGTTCACGCCACCATCGCGATCAAGGCCGCACTGGCCGACATGAGCATCAACCAGTGGATTGCCGATACGGTCCGACGCGCCGCACAGGACTGA